A genome region from Stenotrophomonas maltophilia includes the following:
- a CDS encoding YqaJ viral recombinase family protein, translating to MSKHTALRLVDTRSLDRQQWLEVRNGGIGSSDAATAVGLNPYKSQLELWQEKTGRKPMEEIPPGQEDPRYWGTLLEPMVATAYQERTGNRVRRVNAVLQHPTFPHMLANLDREVIGSPGVQILECKTAGEFGSRLWKDGVPEYVQLQVQHQLAVTGKQAADVAVLLCGQALRIHRIERDEEIISRLVVLEVRFWEHVINDIEPAADGSESAARALRSLYPGKDTVVDFSQDPELVETFTNLVSFTEAVAEQEQQVELLKQTLQQAMGDASIARFGSLGEVIYRRSKDGTSLDTKRLAAEHPEIAAAYTAVRPGSRRFRINTTIKEVTSC from the coding sequence ATGAGCAAGCACACCGCGTTGCGTTTGGTTGATACGCGTTCACTGGATCGCCAGCAGTGGCTGGAGGTCCGCAATGGCGGCATCGGTAGTTCGGATGCTGCCACCGCCGTCGGGTTGAACCCCTACAAGAGCCAGCTGGAGCTGTGGCAGGAGAAGACGGGCCGCAAGCCAATGGAAGAGATCCCCCCTGGACAAGAGGATCCCCGCTACTGGGGAACCCTGCTCGAACCCATGGTGGCCACGGCCTACCAGGAGCGCACGGGGAACCGGGTACGTCGGGTCAACGCCGTTCTGCAGCACCCGACCTTTCCGCACATGCTGGCCAACCTCGATCGAGAGGTAATTGGTTCCCCGGGGGTCCAAATCCTTGAGTGCAAGACAGCAGGGGAGTTCGGCTCTCGGTTGTGGAAAGACGGGGTTCCCGAGTACGTGCAGCTGCAGGTACAGCATCAGTTGGCAGTGACGGGGAAGCAGGCAGCAGATGTGGCAGTGCTGCTGTGTGGCCAGGCGCTGAGGATCCACCGTATTGAGCGAGACGAAGAGATCATCAGCCGCTTGGTGGTATTGGAGGTCCGGTTCTGGGAGCACGTCATCAATGACATCGAGCCAGCAGCCGATGGCTCGGAGTCAGCGGCCAGGGCGTTGCGGAGCTTGTACCCAGGCAAGGACACCGTTGTCGATTTCAGTCAGGACCCGGAATTGGTCGAGACCTTCACCAACCTTGTCTCGTTCACTGAGGCAGTTGCAGAGCAGGAACAGCAGGTAGAACTGCTCAAGCAGACACTGCAGCAAGCCATGGGGGACGCTTCCATTGCCCGGTTCGGCTCACTGGGAGAAGTCATCTACCGCCGTAGTAAGGATGGCACGTCACTGGATACCAAGCGGCTCGCAGCCGAGCACCCGGAGATCGCTGCGGCCTACACGGCAGTCCGTCCGGGGTCGCGCCGATTCCGGATCAACACCACGATCAAAGAGGTCACATCATGCTGA
- a CDS encoding PglZ domain-containing protein, with protein MTIAEFIRESVLRPRLKQAGALVVYDADKRYRELCFDLAADKVRVVDASESSIESREAALLALRDVGQPKAPLEGVLIYVPSKRPETDEQKQADPFALYAECGAVFPQDDGDEYLSLCLRAKPDYATEIRSLFVREPRPQYAVIDAIGGGVSWPQLRATLRVESGREILAALLAPSASQSEALKGQEGWVQEARDFLRATLGLSVKTRGKTWSALADELWRYVLFSEFVFDLPVALPDTLKGVPHAPMEAKPIVEDVCDRLRSDPKSRAIYIERAETTEAELNLTDLCGAIEDLGERDTFPFEERTFLRTAIKGIISGDTDATRRVLTRHKSSVWLGKGESQAQWELVRSGLSLVEACDDFERQLPDHARSQAELIDFYLGSLREADRLQREFEQAAGDFLDPHGLMHEVISQARARYRRLAEKVQGVFVKHVESAGWPPTGRLANADAFDRLVADRLKESGRKVAYLMVDALRYELGVALEKLLAEDGPVELQAAYAQLPTITLVGMASLLPGARTGLTLSLENDSLVPKLAGAPVSNVPQRMGVLAKLYGDRFAEMPLNDFVRGKPKIAETVDLLVLRSTEIDSQLESNPETTLGLIPGTLKLIRVALHKLRGMGFKEAVIVTDHGFFLNAQAEAGDVCVKPQGKWPVNAHDRMMLGDGTADGHSLVVSAEKVGIRGDFTQVALPRSMAPYRSGHLYFHGGASLAEAVVPVLVARLDTAAHAELRKVVVELSYKNGAKRITTRLPVIEVILVADDMFSQDMSVEILLEAQDSKGNVVGEPRPGGDVNPATRTLTLMPGQRKQIALRMDDEFRGKFSVKALNPTTLAAYSNLALETDYTE; from the coding sequence ATGACGATTGCAGAATTCATTCGAGAAAGCGTACTGCGGCCGCGTCTGAAGCAAGCTGGCGCCTTGGTGGTGTATGACGCCGACAAGCGCTACCGCGAGCTGTGTTTCGACTTGGCGGCTGACAAGGTGCGGGTGGTAGATGCGTCTGAAAGCAGCATCGAAAGCCGCGAGGCAGCGCTGCTGGCGCTGCGCGATGTAGGACAGCCCAAGGCGCCCTTGGAAGGTGTGTTGATCTATGTTCCCTCCAAGCGGCCAGAGACAGACGAGCAAAAGCAAGCTGATCCATTCGCGCTGTACGCAGAATGCGGCGCGGTGTTCCCGCAAGACGATGGCGACGAGTACCTGAGCCTGTGCCTGCGTGCTAAGCCAGATTACGCGACAGAAATTCGAAGCCTATTTGTGCGCGAACCACGACCGCAGTATGCGGTGATTGACGCCATTGGCGGCGGTGTGAGTTGGCCCCAGTTGCGAGCCACTCTGCGGGTGGAGTCCGGCCGCGAGATTCTGGCCGCATTGCTGGCCCCGAGTGCCAGTCAATCCGAGGCGCTCAAGGGGCAGGAAGGCTGGGTGCAAGAGGCGCGTGATTTCCTCCGAGCCACTCTGGGCCTGAGCGTGAAAACGCGCGGCAAGACCTGGTCCGCCCTGGCGGATGAGCTGTGGCGCTACGTGCTGTTCAGCGAGTTCGTGTTTGATTTGCCGGTGGCATTGCCGGACACCTTGAAGGGGGTGCCGCACGCACCGATGGAAGCCAAACCCATCGTCGAGGATGTGTGCGACCGTCTGCGCAGCGACCCGAAGTCACGCGCGATATACATCGAGCGCGCCGAGACCACCGAGGCGGAGCTCAACCTGACCGATCTGTGCGGTGCGATTGAAGACCTGGGCGAGCGCGACACCTTCCCCTTCGAAGAGCGGACCTTCCTGCGCACTGCGATCAAGGGCATTATCAGCGGTGACACCGATGCCACGCGCCGTGTGCTGACCCGCCACAAGAGTTCGGTATGGCTCGGCAAGGGCGAAAGCCAGGCCCAGTGGGAGCTGGTGCGGTCTGGCTTGAGCCTGGTTGAGGCCTGCGACGATTTTGAGCGCCAGCTACCGGATCACGCCCGCTCGCAAGCGGAGCTGATCGACTTCTACCTGGGCAGCCTGCGTGAAGCAGATCGTCTGCAGCGCGAGTTCGAACAAGCGGCGGGCGACTTCCTCGACCCGCATGGCTTGATGCATGAAGTGATCAGCCAAGCTCGGGCGCGTTATCGCCGTTTGGCAGAGAAGGTTCAGGGCGTGTTTGTGAAGCACGTTGAGTCCGCCGGTTGGCCACCCACTGGGCGCCTGGCCAATGCCGATGCCTTTGATCGGCTGGTGGCTGATCGACTCAAGGAAAGCGGACGCAAAGTGGCCTACCTGATGGTGGACGCCCTGCGTTACGAGTTGGGCGTGGCCCTCGAAAAGCTGCTGGCGGAAGACGGTCCCGTCGAACTGCAAGCGGCCTATGCGCAGCTTCCGACCATCACCCTGGTGGGCATGGCGAGCTTGCTGCCTGGCGCACGCACGGGGCTGACCCTATCACTGGAGAACGATTCCCTGGTGCCCAAGCTGGCGGGCGCGCCGGTGAGCAATGTCCCGCAACGCATGGGTGTGCTGGCCAAGCTGTATGGCGACCGCTTCGCGGAAATGCCGCTGAACGACTTTGTTCGCGGTAAGCCAAAGATTGCCGAAACCGTCGACCTGCTGGTGCTGCGCTCCACGGAAATCGACAGCCAACTGGAAAGCAACCCCGAGACAACGCTCGGGCTGATCCCTGGCACGCTGAAGCTGATCCGCGTGGCACTGCATAAGCTGCGTGGCATGGGCTTCAAAGAGGCGGTCATCGTCACCGACCACGGCTTCTTCCTGAACGCGCAAGCAGAAGCTGGCGATGTATGCGTGAAACCGCAAGGCAAGTGGCCGGTGAATGCCCATGACCGCATGATGCTGGGCGACGGCACAGCGGATGGTCACAGCTTGGTTGTCAGTGCAGAGAAGGTCGGCATTCGCGGTGATTTCACCCAAGTGGCACTACCGCGCAGCATGGCGCCTTATCGCTCAGGGCACCTGTATTTCCACGGCGGAGCATCCCTGGCCGAGGCCGTTGTGCCGGTGTTGGTGGCCAGGTTGGATACCGCTGCTCATGCGGAACTGCGCAAGGTGGTGGTGGAGTTGAGCTACAAGAACGGCGCCAAACGAATAACTACGCGATTGCCGGTCATCGAAGTGATACTGGTGGCCGACGACATGTTCTCGCAAGACATGAGCGTGGAGATCTTGCTGGAAGCGCAAGACAGCAAGGGCAATGTGGTGGGAGAGCCGCGCCCAGGTGGCGATGTGAACCCCGCGACCAGAACTTTGACCCTGATGCCAGGCCAGCGCAAGCAGATTGCGCTGCGAATGGATGATGAGTTCAGAGGCAAGTTCTCGGTCAAAGCGCTGAACCCAACGACTCTGGCTGCCTACAGCAATCTGGCGCTTGAAACCGACTATACGGAATGA
- the brxL gene encoding BREX system Lon protease-like protein BrxL, with translation MDELDQKLNATFDGKVLRKDLLHRIKKGTNVPTFVLEFLLAKYCASNDQAEMDAGMEAVLSSLQENYVRPDEANAAQSKVATKGKHRFIDKVHVRYVEKEKRHWASLENFNSQRIAIGEKFYRDNDRLLEGGIWAEVTLAHNDIDEDDYAFSIEDLRPIQLTRFDFDRYAEGRGAFTRDEWLAAVLRSVGLEPSKLSKRVQMHFIARLAALVEPNYNYIELGPRGTGKSYFFSEFSPYATLISGGQATKATLFYNNARRKVGLVGFWDTVAFDEVGGIKVRDPDTIQIMKDFMANGRFSRGAEVIADASLSFVGNIDVSVQQVVNSNEHDLFQPLPPELDLAVMDRFAAYIPGWEMPKNSSEFLTSNYGFITDYLAEAFHYQFKHTNRYEEVSKRIRLGKSIEGRDEKGIKKTVCAFLKVLHPNGPPTDEEFEEYVAYATECRRRVKEQMNKRKPDDEFARINLSYFKASGEEVVVFCPESKDASATQEPARRRLNQADGQPTEAVEVQPTAQAAPAALETPAGPTPVSPAPASIAVGPSPIELKEQHFTILYGDTGYSYESILGPYLQGAKSVVIEDPYIRLQHQIQNFVRFCETVLKAGTVKKISLITGYDDKTQLADIAEKLDELKQSLLELDVELEVKLNPNMHDREIRIDNGWVIKIGRGLDFFQKPGGWFEVGVNDLSLRKCLETKVDIFRVGINI, from the coding sequence ATGGACGAACTCGACCAAAAACTAAACGCCACATTCGACGGCAAGGTGCTTCGCAAAGACCTGCTGCATCGAATCAAAAAAGGCACCAACGTCCCGACGTTCGTCCTGGAGTTCCTCCTTGCCAAGTATTGCGCCAGCAATGACCAGGCAGAGATGGATGCTGGCATGGAGGCCGTGCTGTCGTCACTGCAGGAGAACTACGTTAGGCCGGACGAGGCCAACGCCGCGCAGTCCAAGGTCGCCACCAAGGGCAAGCATCGCTTCATCGACAAGGTCCATGTCCGTTACGTCGAAAAAGAAAAGCGCCACTGGGCATCGCTGGAGAACTTCAACTCGCAACGCATCGCGATTGGTGAAAAATTCTACCGCGACAACGACAGGTTGCTGGAAGGTGGCATTTGGGCGGAGGTGACCCTGGCGCACAACGACATAGATGAAGACGACTATGCGTTTTCCATTGAGGATCTGCGGCCGATCCAGCTGACTCGTTTTGACTTCGACCGTTATGCAGAGGGGCGCGGGGCATTCACGCGTGATGAGTGGCTCGCGGCGGTGTTACGCTCTGTGGGACTGGAACCCAGCAAGCTCTCGAAGCGCGTGCAGATGCACTTCATCGCCAGGTTGGCTGCGCTGGTTGAGCCCAACTACAACTACATCGAGCTGGGACCACGCGGCACCGGCAAGTCCTATTTCTTCAGTGAATTCTCGCCCTACGCCACCTTGATCTCGGGCGGCCAAGCGACCAAGGCAACGCTGTTCTACAACAACGCGCGCCGCAAGGTGGGCTTGGTTGGCTTCTGGGACACGGTTGCCTTTGACGAGGTTGGCGGGATCAAAGTGCGCGATCCGGACACCATCCAGATCATGAAGGACTTCATGGCCAACGGGCGCTTTTCGCGCGGGGCTGAGGTTATTGCTGATGCCAGTTTGAGCTTCGTTGGCAACATCGACGTGTCCGTGCAGCAGGTGGTCAACTCTAACGAGCACGATCTTTTCCAGCCGTTGCCGCCAGAGCTCGACTTGGCCGTGATGGACCGTTTCGCCGCGTACATTCCAGGCTGGGAGATGCCGAAGAACAGCAGCGAGTTCCTGACCAGCAACTACGGCTTCATCACTGATTATTTGGCCGAGGCCTTCCACTACCAGTTCAAGCACACGAATCGGTATGAGGAAGTGAGCAAGCGCATTCGGCTCGGTAAATCAATCGAGGGGCGCGACGAGAAAGGTATCAAGAAGACCGTCTGTGCATTCTTGAAGGTGCTGCACCCCAACGGGCCGCCGACGGATGAGGAGTTCGAGGAATACGTGGCCTATGCCACGGAGTGCCGCCGCCGCGTCAAGGAGCAGATGAACAAGCGCAAACCGGATGACGAGTTTGCCCGGATCAATCTGTCTTACTTCAAGGCCAGCGGTGAGGAGGTGGTGGTCTTCTGCCCTGAGTCCAAAGATGCATCGGCAACACAGGAGCCAGCTCGCCGTCGCTTGAATCAGGCGGATGGGCAGCCGACTGAGGCAGTCGAAGTGCAACCCACTGCACAAGCGGCACCTGCTGCACTGGAGACTCCAGCGGGCCCGACCCCGGTATCACCGGCCCCGGCTTCGATTGCGGTTGGGCCGTCACCGATCGAGCTCAAGGAACAGCACTTCACCATCCTCTATGGCGACACCGGGTACAGCTATGAGTCGATCCTCGGCCCCTACCTCCAAGGCGCGAAGTCTGTCGTGATCGAAGATCCGTACATTCGTCTGCAACACCAGATTCAGAATTTCGTGCGCTTCTGCGAAACGGTGCTGAAGGCTGGAACCGTGAAGAAGATCAGCCTGATCACCGGCTACGACGATAAGACCCAGTTGGCCGACATCGCTGAGAAGCTCGATGAGTTGAAGCAGAGCCTGCTGGAATTGGATGTCGAGCTGGAAGTGAAGTTGAACCCGAACATGCACGACCGAGAGATTCGTATCGACAACGGCTGGGTGATCAAGATTGGCCGGGGGTTGGACTTCTTCCAAAAGCCCGGAGGGTGGTTCGAGGTAGGCGTAAATGATCTCAGTTTGCGTAAATGTCTTGAGACCAAGGTTGATATATTCAGGGTTGGAATAAATATTTGA
- a CDS encoding DUF932 domain-containing protein — MHLVETMAYAGAKPWHGLGNKLEQQQPIEVWKRQAGMDWQIEDSEVRFITGSNAIGAIHSFPEQKVLYRSDTREPLAVVSKRFKVVQPGEILEFYRNLTQHSGFELETAGVLKGGKKFWAMARTGQSTSLKGRDRVDGYLLLATACDGTLATTAQFTSVRVVCNNTLQIALGDSSGAIKVPHRSQFDPDAVKRQLGITVSTWDNFVSRMKAICDRPVDPDTVDGLLRRVLTYQGQGTTAEVVNEQALASVRALYEGGGRGALLPSSRATAWGVLNSVTEYVDHHRRARSDDHRRDAAWFGAGAQLKQRAWDEVMKLVA; from the coding sequence ATGCATCTGGTTGAAACAATGGCCTATGCCGGTGCTAAGCCGTGGCACGGTCTGGGCAATAAGCTTGAACAGCAACAGCCCATTGAGGTCTGGAAGCGTCAGGCAGGCATGGATTGGCAGATCGAGGACTCCGAGGTCCGCTTCATCACGGGTAGCAATGCCATCGGTGCCATCCACTCCTTCCCGGAGCAGAAAGTGCTCTATCGCTCCGATACCAGGGAGCCGTTGGCAGTCGTCTCCAAGCGGTTCAAGGTGGTCCAGCCGGGAGAGATCCTGGAGTTCTACCGTAATCTGACGCAGCACAGTGGCTTTGAACTGGAGACGGCGGGTGTGCTCAAGGGTGGCAAGAAGTTCTGGGCCATGGCTCGTACGGGCCAGAGCACGTCGCTGAAGGGGCGTGACCGGGTGGATGGCTATCTTTTGCTTGCTACTGCCTGTGACGGCACGTTGGCCACCACGGCGCAGTTCACCTCGGTGCGGGTGGTGTGCAACAACACCTTACAGATCGCTCTGGGAGACAGCAGCGGAGCCATCAAGGTCCCGCACCGCAGTCAGTTCGACCCGGATGCTGTGAAGCGCCAGTTGGGGATCACCGTCTCGACCTGGGACAACTTCGTGTCTCGCATGAAAGCCATCTGTGACCGTCCAGTTGACCCCGATACGGTCGATGGTCTGTTGCGACGGGTGCTTACCTACCAAGGCCAGGGCACCACCGCTGAGGTCGTCAACGAGCAGGCGCTGGCCAGTGTCCGTGCCCTGTATGAGGGCGGCGGTCGAGGCGCGTTGTTGCCTTCCAGCCGTGCAACGGCCTGGGGCGTACTCAACAGCGTCACGGAGTACGTTGACCACCACCGACGAGCTCGTAGCGATGATCACCGCCGTGATGCGGCATGGTTCGGTGCTGGAGCTCAGCTCAAGCAGCGCGCGTGGGATGAAGTGATGAAGTTGGTGGCCTGA
- a CDS encoding JAB domain-containing protein produces the protein MEAQAYHMTTLGAGSNEEESRIRVREDRTIARALQILQKRASLPGEVLGGATQGALFFRLRLGGENREHFEVAFLNTQFQLIAVERLFSGTIDAAEVHPRIVVQRALAHNASAVLMAHNHPSGSLQPSASDRAVTARLKAALDTVDVRLLDHFVVTSHEVVSMASQGMV, from the coding sequence ATGGAAGCGCAGGCCTATCACATGACCACATTAGGGGCCGGATCCAATGAGGAGGAGAGCAGGATCCGGGTACGTGAGGACAGGACGATTGCGAGGGCGCTGCAGATCCTGCAGAAACGGGCATCGTTGCCAGGGGAGGTGCTGGGAGGAGCAACCCAGGGTGCATTGTTCTTCCGGCTACGTCTGGGAGGCGAAAACCGCGAGCATTTCGAGGTTGCCTTTCTCAACACGCAGTTCCAGCTCATCGCAGTTGAGCGGCTTTTCTCAGGGACGATTGATGCAGCCGAGGTCCATCCTCGGATCGTGGTTCAGAGGGCACTTGCCCACAATGCATCGGCGGTACTCATGGCTCACAACCATCCAAGCGGTAGCTTGCAGCCCTCTGCGTCAGATCGGGCAGTCACGGCGCGGCTGAAGGCTGCCTTGGACACCGTGGACGTGAGGCTGTTGGACCATTTCGTTGTCACCAGCCATGAGGTGGTCTCGATGGCCTCTCAAGGCATGGTCTGA